In Bacteroidota bacterium, the following proteins share a genomic window:
- a CDS encoding DUF1287 domain-containing protein yields MKKILIILISLVLFSWTNTFCQDSFYKNFVDSTITLTCDKVNYDPSYFSIDYPNGDVPKDKGVCTDVVIRAYRKVGIDLQKEVHEDMAINFDKYPQNWGLKTTDKNIDHRRVPNLMKFFERHGKTLKITDNSDDYNSGDIVCWNLGGGITHIGIVINKKSRDGKRNLIVHNIGAGQVIEDILFDYRIIGHYKYKK; encoded by the coding sequence ATGAAAAAAATACTGATTATATTAATTTCTCTGGTTTTATTTTCATGGACTAATACCTTTTGCCAAGATTCTTTTTATAAAAATTTTGTTGATTCCACAATAACTCTTACTTGTGATAAAGTAAATTACGATCCAAGCTATTTTTCTATTGACTACCCGAATGGAGATGTTCCAAAAGATAAAGGTGTGTGTACTGATGTTGTAATCAGAGCATACAGGAAAGTTGGGATTGATCTTCAAAAAGAAGTTCATGAGGATATGGCTATCAATTTTGATAAATATCCTCAAAATTGGGGACTAAAAACAACCGATAAAAATATTGACCATAGAAGAGTTCCCAATTTAATGAAATTTTTTGAACGACATGGAAAAACTCTGAAAATAACTGACAATTCGGATGATTATAATTCAGGAGATATTGTTTGCTGGAACTTGGGCGGTGGAATAACCCATATTGGAATTGTGATTAATAAAAAATCAAGAGACGGCAAGCGAAATTTGATTGTTCATAATATTGGGGCTGGGCAGGTAATTGAAGATATTTTATTTGATTACAGAATAATCGGGCATTACAAGTATAAGAAATAG
- a CDS encoding CpsB/CapC family capsule biosynthesis tyrosine phosphatase has product MSFFNNIFDKNALGKEEYNIPTTTDMHSHLIPGIDDGSHSLNESIYLIKYLKKLGYKKLITTPHIMSDFYKNTPENIRSGLDKLKKELIKENIEIEIEIAAEYYIDDIFLKKIENEDLLTFGDNYVLIETNLLNYSKLLREAIWELSLKKYKPVFAHVERYAYFRDNFELYHELKEMNVLYQINLASLAGFYTKAVKKIAERLIEENLVDFIGTDAHHKEYLDATQKARYNPIMKKLAEAKLLNGEL; this is encoded by the coding sequence ATGAGTTTTTTCAACAATATATTTGATAAGAATGCACTAGGGAAAGAAGAATATAACATCCCCACAACCACCGACATGCACTCACATTTGATACCTGGTATTGATGATGGTTCACATAGCCTTAATGAATCAATTTATCTTATCAAATATTTAAAAAAATTAGGATACAAAAAGCTAATTACCACACCACACATCATGAGTGATTTTTATAAAAACACTCCAGAAAATATTCGTTCGGGATTAGACAAACTCAAAAAGGAATTAATAAAGGAAAACATTGAAATTGAAATTGAAATCGCTGCTGAATATTATATTGATGATATTTTTTTAAAAAAGATTGAAAATGAAGATTTACTTACTTTTGGAGACAACTATGTTTTAATTGAAACCAATTTATTAAATTATTCAAAATTATTGCGTGAAGCTATTTGGGAATTATCCTTAAAAAAATACAAGCCTGTTTTTGCTCATGTAGAACGCTATGCATATTTCCGTGATAATTTTGAACTCTATCATGAACTTAAAGAAATGAATGTTTTGTATCAAATTAATCTTGCATCTCTTGCTGGATTTTATACAAAAGCGGTAAAAAAAATAGCAGAAAGATTAATTGAAGAAAATCTTGTAGATTTCATTGGAACAGATGCACACCACAAAGAATATTTAGATGCAACTCAAAAGGCAAGATACAACCCTATAATGAAAAAACTTGCAGAAGCTAAATTGCTTAATGGGGAGTTGTAG
- a CDS encoding class I SAM-dependent methyltransferase, giving the protein MKLLQTAERISNVEASDNVIFQRSLFAYHEASEIISGTLLEIGTGMGYGFEILAPKVEKYIAIDKYSSEIIEKNIGVENFQFHKQNVPPIVNIPDNSVDFVVSFQVIEHIKNDRLFVKEIHRVLKPSGKVILTTPNIKMSLTRNPWHIREYTHQEFHSLLSKYFNKTELKGVFGNEKTMNYFEENKKSVEKITRFDILNLQYNLPRKLLQIPYDILNRMNRKKLMNKNITEVNDVSVKDYFLKDADNYCFDLFAIAEK; this is encoded by the coding sequence ATGAAATTACTTCAAACAGCAGAGCGTATTTCAAATGTTGAAGCTTCTGATAATGTTATTTTTCAAAGAAGCCTTTTTGCCTATCATGAAGCATCTGAAATAATCAGTGGCACATTGCTTGAAATTGGTACAGGAATGGGCTACGGCTTTGAAATTTTAGCACCCAAGGTTGAAAAATATATTGCTATTGATAAGTACTCTTCCGAAATTATTGAGAAAAATATTGGTGTTGAAAATTTTCAATTTCACAAACAAAATGTTCCACCAATTGTAAATATCCCTGATAATTCTGTTGACTTTGTTGTGAGTTTTCAGGTAATTGAACATATAAAAAATGATAGGCTGTTTGTAAAAGAAATTCATAGAGTATTAAAACCGAGTGGAAAAGTGATTCTTACAACTCCCAATATTAAAATGTCATTAACTAGAAATCCATGGCATATCAGGGAATATACTCATCAGGAATTTCATTCTCTTTTGTCAAAATATTTTAATAAAACGGAGCTTAAAGGTGTTTTTGGAAATGAAAAAACCATGAACTATTTTGAGGAAAATAAAAAGTCTGTTGAAAAAATTACTCGTTTTGATATTTTAAATTTACAATATAATTTACCAAGAAAGCTACTGCAAATTCCTTATGATATACTTAACAGGATGAACAGAAAGAAACTGATGAATAAAAATATTACTGAAGTGAACGATGTTTCTGTAAAAGATTATTTTCTAAAAGATGCTGATAATTATTGCTTTGACCTTTTTGCAATAGCAGAGAAATAG